The genomic interval taacgttagcctgcaTAGCTGGAGCTTCTGAAGGAAGAGTttttttatttctacaatttccaaaagttAACCAAACATTAATTTACGAGACTTGTTTGTGccgtcatgtgcattagtagcagAATTTCTACCCTtcttacttacacttgtatgttgacttatCCATATTTACGTTGAGGTTGTAAGTTTCGGCTGACTTTTCTTAGTGGATGTACAATTATCGCAAATGTAATTTATGGGGCGTTTCAGGCCCcgaagtgaacataattgtacactcgcaaaaacgggggcttacgttgcaaactACCCTTGTTTGGACCGACGTCCAAGATGGTGATGGGGATTCTCCCAAGGTCATATGACGAGGGTGTCTTTTATGAGTTTGAAATGCAGCacacatgtgtcaaactcataccatggagggccgagtgtctggggggggggggtttctcctcccttgtacttgattgatgaattaaggtcggtaattagtaaggaactcccctcacctggttgtcttggGCTTAATTGAAAAGAAAGGGAaaaaacatcagacaccaggccatccaaggaatgagtttgacacccctggtttgtACTAATGATTACACGCCTGAATCCAATGACCTACAGTACAGCTACACCTGTGTGACCTTCACCTATCCCAGGCTGGTCTCATAGACCCTATCCAGGTGACTGCTGACAATGTcatgtggtgccagaataatGATATGCAGCCTAATTTCTCCACGCCACTGGTTGCCAACTACATCAGCGTAACAGCGTGGATTTGCCAAGTCTTGTCTACTTAATTAAGCAACCATATAATTCAGTAGGCTACGAGCAAGATCATGTTTTGTAACGTTGATGTTACAATGAACGGTTCTAGACGTGAGAGTGAAACAGAGCAATATAAAAACTGCATGCCCTATCTCGAGGATCGTGACAAAATATTCAGCAACTGCATACAGCAGCCTTTCTAATCGTTCGATGTTGAGACATAGATATGGGCGGGCCATtgacatacagtatgaagtgCCTAACCTGTGACTCAAAAGTAAGTTATTCAACAGGAAATGATATCCTACAGAGGCTACTGTCGCAGCAGCAATCGTGTTAGAGGCAACAATGAAAGTGAATAGGCTAGTTGAGTTATAGAGTAACAATACAGTTCATATGCAGAATTTGACACTTATCAAGTTAACCTCATCTTGTTACATTTGTTTCAACGCGCGCAGAATCGTGGATTACATTGGCCACTATATTGACGTTTAATTTACGTTACTCACAGATCTCACCTAGGCCTACATTAGAACTGTCTGGAAGATGAATATGGGATATTATATCAAGAATACACCGCGAACTGGTGGACTATCCACACCAATGGCCACATCTGCTGTTGGCATAGCAGTATTAGAAAATGTCAAGCTCTATACTTACCGCTTGGGTTGAATACGTATCCGTTCGATATGCGTCAAATCCTCTGGACTTTTGGTGAAATACCGGTGTTATAAACTGCACGTTCTTGTTCTTTGCCTGATTGCGTTCCTATTCCAACGAGTATTTCGATGTCACTCTCAGGGCGGAACTACACTTCGCGTCCTAGACAGAGGAGAAGCGAACGAAGCAGCCAACCAATAGCCTACGAGGAGGCAGGTACCAATTCATTTGAACGCCCCCAAGAGGTTTAACTGAGAAGATTCTGTTTAAAAACTGTAGTGTACACTACCAGTCCCATCACTGAATTGACCCATTTCTCGGAGATTATGCGCTTAGAATTCAATTTCAATCctcaattcctttgacctcatggcttggtttttgctctgaaatgcactgtcaactgtggaaccttatatagacaggtgtatgcatttccaaatcaatgttcaatcaattgaatttaccacaggtggactccaagttgtagaaacatctcaaggatgatcaatggaaacaagatgcagatatgttttttaatttttaatacatgaAAGAAAAAATAAcccttttttgctttgtcattgaaacattaaaaaaaatcaattttagaataaggctataatgtaacaaaatatggaaatagtcaaggtgtctgaatactttctgaatgcactgtatatcaatgAGATAGTGTATTTATGTACCAGCATATGTTGCATTTTTCAACATCTTGTTTGGTTCTTAACCTGGTTGACCCACTAGTACAGTATGGCTCTTTGGAGGACTATGTTTAAAAATAACCACCAATACAAAGTCATCCCAGGAAACATTCAGATGTATTTACACAAGAAATACAAAATATTGCAAATAAACAGTACaggtaaaaaaacaagaaaaggaAAATCGTGGATCTGTTACAAGTCTTCCACTGAGAACAGAACACAAAATGCTGAGGTTGTAGCAGACATCTCCACAAACATTTGCAGTAAGCCAAAAGTCAAAGGCTACAAGTGAAGCAAAGTTGAAGGTTGAGTTCCTGGCCGACTAGATGTGCAGGGCAGGCGTTGCATTGCATTTACCAATGGCTGTGTGCCACGTCAGACTGCAGTCGGGCACTAGATTGCTATATCATGAGGTGGTTAGCTAAAATGTTACACCTATTGCAGGCGTTCTAAGATCTGGTATGCATCTGCAAAGTAGTAGGGCAGGAACTCGAGCGACGATATCGCGAGACGAGAGTGAATAGGATAGAAGAGAAGATACACAGAATCAACAAAATACAACAGTGACATTAGCTTTGGAAAGAAACCACATTTAAACAATatgaaaacaaaaatccagaaacgTCACACGTCATCAAACTGTGTACTGTCCCtccagtgtctataatacagacAAAGTAAAAATTCACTACGTAAAATTTGAAAGATGAATCTTATCTATACAGTGCCATTATATAAGAATATAGTTTGTATTGTCACACCCTATTTATAACCTTATTAAGGTTGTGCTCTGTAAAACAATCCACATGATCAGCAAACATAAGCTTAATAATTATGCGAGATTATCAATGACTAAGTACTTTACAATATTGAGAAAGGAAAAAGAGTTGCAAAATATGGCTCCAAGGACAGTGTTTCTAACAGCTGTCATGAATATTGACAGTGTGTCTATCAGAAGTTCAGGTGAGGTCTTTGAATACATAGTACAGGTCATCCATTTGTGGAGTACATGACAGCAAGCTTCAAACAAAACCTCAGACCAAGGCATTAATATGATGCATGTTTGCACCAACAAAACCCATCCGATCATAAACTGTCCCCGTTTGTTCTCTCTTGTATTGACTCCATCCAATACCTACTGCAATGACCATGATACAGCACATTTCCATAGTGGGCTTTTCCCTGTACAGACTAGAGGCCTTACAGAGGAACACCAACTGTCATCCTCAAGCATTTTACCCCATGCCATGAAATGCTCCCACTAGTCTGCAGTATACTGAAAGTGCATTTGCATTAAATTATCTGGTCATTTCTCCTCAGTCCAACCCCCAAATGCCATAGATAGACCAGTGAGTGTTGCTCTCCACTGCATTGTCTCTTGGGAGTGCTGTGTTGGTCTGTGAATATGGATGTCACACTGCTCACTGGCGCCCTCATGTGGAGCAGCACAGGGCAATCTGCTGCACCTTGGCCAGCTCGGTTAGCAGCAGCTTCATGCTGTGTTTAAGCTGAGGCAGGCGGGCCAGAGGCTCTGGGGGCTCCAGCTCCCCTGTGTAGTCCAGCCAACTCTCCAACACTGAGGAGGAAAgatggaacacacaacactgtcaaTCACTCATGTAAAATGCATAGCTGAGAGGAACCTCTAATATACAGTAGATGTATTGATTGTGGCTACACCTTTGTGACAGGTAAGAGGCCAATGTCTTGAGTTGTTTTGCTTGaaattctctccttttctccttttCCATTGTACATATACAATCAGTGGCATAACAAAACGCTTTACTTGCTGACAGAAAACAAAGGGCATGCCTCACCATCCAGCTCCCTCTCGATGAAGTCCATCCTGTGAGTGACCTCTTCCTGTACGGCATCTATGTGATCCAGCAGGTTGATCTGCCACTGGTGCTGCTGGCTACTGCCGTCTccgtcccctccctccatcttcaccTCGGCCTGGCTCCAGCGACCAACATCTGAACCCTGGACACATGGGAAAGAGGATGCTTCAGTCATAAGGTTGACTACCACTCTATAGTATTGTGCATGCAGGATGTATGGATAGAGAGTATAGGAAGCTTTCGTTTTTTAACAAGAACCGGCGATCACAGTTGTAAACCCACCTATTGTTtaaccactacatcactggctgAAATAgaacggagtgtgtgtgtgggctgaaaCAGCACTAACCTTGGTGTGAGTGTTCAGGTGTGTGGGGGCTTTGGGCCTGGCTGTCTCTAGCATGCCTCCATAGCGCTGCTCTCTCTCCAGCAGGTCCTCAGTACTCCTCAGGCTGTCCTCCAGCTCAGAGCCCCTCCGTGTGGTCTCCACCACCAGCCTCTGCTCCACCGCAGGGTAGTACGCCCGTGGCTTCTGGTAGCAGTGCTCACTCATGATGTACGAGTCCTGGAACGACTGGTAGGGCGAGAAGGTGGAAGAGGAGGCTCGACTGAGCTTCTCCATGGCGGCTGACATCAGAGCTTCTGCTCCCCCACGCGCAAGACTCTTGTGGTCCCTCTCTGAGCCCTCGTCTGTTGGCGCTGGAGACGGTGCTGCGTCGGTGCCCGTCCCCGAGCCGTCTCTCCTCCAGGGCCTCTCTGCCCGCTTCCAGGGCTGGCACCACAGCCGCAAGTCTGGGTGGGTTTGGGTACTACAGGGCCACACAGGGGCATTCAGACTCCATACAGACTCTACCCATTTTATAAGGATATAAGATATTCATTCATATTAGTGTATAGATAGATAGTTTTTCCCATTCTATTCCTCTACTTACTGTAGGATGCTCATCTTGAGCTGCAGGCCATTGAGCACCTCCACCACACGGTGGACGTCTCCTAGTAGCTGGTGTGTTGCTGCAATCTTCTTTGCATTCTGGTGGGAGTAGTTTTCATCCAGGAAGGACAGACCGTACATGTGACCGCTGCTCAGCCAATCACGGTCATACCAGTACCGCAGGCTCTGCCTCTGACCTGGAACAAAGATCATGAAGGCTCACATGATATCATAAGACACATCCAGAAAAATTACAGTTAAATGTACTGGCTTATTTAGTTTAGTGTGAGCCTCTTTTAAACGCCTGTGGAGAAACCTGCGATGGATTTACTAGCAATCCCAGTTGTGTGTTTCTGGCTCTCACCTTGTGGGTCTCGGCAGACGTAGCAGGCGTATTTGTCTGGGACGTTCTCCTCCAGGAGGCCCATGCAGGTGCCATGCTGCCAGCACAGACACTCCTCACACTGGGGGAGACAAGAGACAAGGCCAGGGAGCAGAGTTACTATCAACTACTTAATCATGCAAATCAAAGTTTTGGCCAATGGTTGGCCTGAGCTTGCTTCAGAGAATCAGAGATGGGCTTGGCCTTCAGTTAGGTGCTATTTAATCTCGGGTTAACTCCAGAACTATCGTTTAAGGACTGCCTTTCCCCAACCCTGATACGTCCAAATAATCAGGGATGAAAACCCAAACACTGATGTGGTGACACTGATAGTTTGTCAAGGCTGATGGTTTGTTTACATAGCAGGTTAGAACTAACACGGCAAGttgggagaattaacgtagcaggttatgTGAATGAGGTTAAGggtaggaaaagggttaggcttaGTGAAAATGCTCCAATTGTCAATAAGTGTAGTCCCAACATGAGGCCTAACTCCATCCAGTAGGCCTGAGGCCTAACCCAACTGTAGTCCTAACTCCATCTAGTCACAACGGTAAAAGTCCCGGCACACCATCAGTATCGTCAAACCATCACTATCATAACACCTGAACTACTGCTCCTCGTTAACCTACGCATTCCATCCTGTCGCGACAGATTCTTGGGTATACACGCAGAATCTGTCTCCGAGAGATTATGTGCCATTTGACAAATGTGATTGATTTAAATATATAGTTGGTAGGAATCCACTAGTCTCGCAGTCTCACTGATGTGTATTGGAGGGAGGTTTGGGCTAGAGCCAGGTAAAACCCCAAGGTAGCTCACTTGTATCATGAAGTCGTTTtcctcttccacctcacagacgCAACGCACAATCTCCTGAGCGCCCGTCTCCAAGGCAACAGAGCCCAGATTCAGGGGTGGAGTAGTGACGTCCAGCTCCGCCCCCTGCTCATCACTCCACCCACAGCTGTCAGTTGACCAATCACTGATGCTATCCTCATCTAGAGTGGAAATCAAGGAATGGAAAAGGTTAACTAATACAAACAATCCTGGTCAAGATGACTCTCATCTCttttagaaacattacaataCTACAGATATCTATATTTTTTCCATGAGCTAGTTTCATACCAAACAGTATATTTCTCAATGTGAGTCCCCAGAAGATAATATCATTTACATCCAAATGACGTGTTTGATGAAGAGAATATTGTAACACCAGCAATAATGGTAGAAAATATAGGAGGAAACTATAGCTAATTTCATCCACAGTATTTTAACGTACATTTaagtgccaaaataaaggaaacacttgagtaaatgagggatacaaagtatattgaaagcaggtgcttctacacaggtgtggttcctgagttaattaagcaattaaccatccaatcatgcttagggtcatgtataaaaataccCAGTTGCCCAttgttttggctaccatggctagaagagatccCAGTGACTttaagaggggtctcaaaggagcataggggtttaaagggtgtgtgtgtgtgtgtgtctctatgccaCGGCACATATATGCTGTTCTGGAATCTTGTGGTGGCACAACGTCCTAGTAAGACActttgttggtgtttcctttcatttggcagttacctgtatatcccTTATGCATAGCTCTGTGGGTTGGACTTATAACAAACCGTATGTTGCACAATAACGAGTATAAAGCAAGCCATAGCAGCAAAAAAAAGGCCCTCGATTCTATCAATAAACCATAGAATCAGTCCTCAACTGTGACAACAGTTTGTTTGCTTTTCACGCCAGTAAGTGTGGAAAATAATTAGCAACATTGGTTTAATACAGAATTGAAAAGATACAGGTCGAAGCCAAGGACAAATGACTTGGATTGAAATCAGGCAAAGAATAATGGCAAAAGGGagagagcgacacacacacacataacatacacacactgatacCCACCATCCACGTGTATCTGCTCTGACTGGTTGTATCCGGGCCTGCAGTGGTATGACTCAGGCTTGTGATTGTGTGAGAGGGGGAATTTGAGTGGCAAATTCAATTTGGACTGGAAATCGAATATTGAGATGTCAATATTCTCCTCACTACCTGTGTACTCTGTTAataaaggggagggagggggaagcagACGCAGAACAAAATGTCAACTTTGGACTTGCTGATGAGGACAAACAAGAGATAACTCTATTGGGGGGGGACAAACAGACACTATATAAAACAGAATTCTGATGTTTACAGCTAAAGATACTATTATTGGTAGGGAAATATTTCCTTATAACAAAGAAACCACAAATGGAAATACCTCTACTTGAGTATTTCTGAGAGGTGAACTGGCCAAAACAATGTAAATATAGTCTAATTGTGCATAGTGAATAAACTATCCTCATAAAAGGTGTTATAACAAGTGTTATCCACTCACAGTGAATTTAAAATAGGTCAATAGACCAATAGCGGTTCAAACTTGGTTAGAGAAGTGCTGTCACAGTGGCCTGTGGTCAGCATTAGACTTTTCACAGATTAGTGAGATGATTATTAAATCCATAATAAAGGCCTTCCTAGCCTAATGTGTTATTATATGAACCAAACATGAGCCAAAGATGTGCAAATCATTAAAAGTCAGTGAAAAAGGAGGTAAAAGCACAAGACTGCTGATGCAAATGAAATGAGCAGTGGCTATTTGACTGATGAAGCGGTATAGGCCAGTAGTGAGGACAGGTAGTTTTAGTGATAATCCAACACAGACCTACACCTACCACACCAAGAGGAATGCAGGATGGCTCTGTGCTCAGGGGCCTTCCCACGGCCTGAATGAAGCGTTGCACATGCAGCTGATCAACAGGACACAAGCCCCATTCAGAACAGTAGGGTGACTAGAGTCCCCTTCTTACCAGACTTggccttctttttcttcttctttttcttcagtTTAACGTGAAGGAAGTTGGTCTGTTTCTTATCCTTCAGCCGGTCTCGTTCTTTCACCAATCCTGGAGTGACACAGAGTGAACCAAGAGTTAAGAGAGTGCTTTAGATCCTGAACGCGTTACAAACACTAGAGCATGTCAAATTTCACAATATTCCTGTTGTGTCACATTTAGAGAAAGTGAACATTATTGACCTATTTAAGCCCTCTCTTTAGATCTTTCCACGTCTCCATTTTATACACACCTAAGTCCATGCCACTGCTCATAAACGTCTCTGTCGCCACCGGTCTCTGGCCATTCCTGTCCAGCTGGTTCTCTTTGCTCTTCTCCCTCAGCAGTGCCCTCTGCTGCTGGCTCTGTGTTGGCTCTGTGCTGACAGCAGGTGGCACCGACGTGCGTCTGCTCATTGATTTTGCCTCACTACGTGGAGACGGGGGAGTTCTGATAGGACTGTGCACAGTGGAGTCTGCCATGCATAGAAAAAAACATTATTATGACTAAAACTTTGGGTAAATCTATCTACAGCCATTTGTTTACACTTACGCATTGAGGCAGAGAAGGTGCGTCTCCTCTTAGGACTCTCCAGAGTGGTAGGGGAGGGGTGCTTCTCTGAGGCCTGGGTCTGGACGCTCCTGGTGGGGCTGAGGTCGTCCTCTAGCTGCTGGTCCTCTCCGTGGTAGTACTTCATGTGGTAGTGAAGCAGTTTGGCCTTGCGGAACGACTTGGTGCAACCCACAGCGCTGCATTTAAACGGGTTGTGGTCCAAGTTGATGGACAGGACTGGGGGAGGCTGGTTTTTGATCACTCTGTACACTGAAAACACAATGGAGACATGTAAGGACAAACAGCTAGTAGTGGAAAGAAACATGTAAACTGATCTAACACAGTGCAGGGGGAGAACTCACATGGCTCTCTGCTGAATCTATTGGGGTTGTGAAAACCCTGCTTCCTTATTGCTGGAACAAAAGACAAAGAGACCATATAAAACTGACAATCACTGACTGACGACGTTCAACAACAAATTAAAAACACTTCACTCTTTCAGAATTCTCATAAATATATTCAAACCTATACTATTTTGACGACTTGAAATGTGGACAGAACCTTGAAATATAACTGCAGTGACAGCTTCCATTATTTGGGAATAAGTCCTTTTGTATAGTGATTAGTGATGAATATTGTATAGTGATGAAGAGGGTTGTCTTACGTTTCACTGGGAGGTCCAGTGGTGCAGATTTTGAGCTATCCGGTTGGCTCGCTGCCTTCTGCTCCACTCCGTCATTGGTGGACAAAGCTGAGGGTAATGGGATAGACACTGGCCCTGTCAGTGTTGACATCTGATTGGGTGGCTCAGTGGATAGCTTAGGTTCATTAGGTGAGCTCAAGACTGTGTACTCAGTTTTCATTTCCACCTCTTTTTTTATCCCTCCATTTAAATTATGAGTAGACCTCTCCTCACTCTGTCCTCGGTCTTCTTCCACCTTCACTCCGTTCGGGCCCACAGTGGCTGTCATGTGATCCCGGAGGTCGTTCTGTCCTGCATGCTGCTCTGTATGCTCCTCCTGCTTAATCGCGGGTGGACTCTCTTTGGTGACATCCACCTCACCATCCTTCCTCTTGGTCTTCTCCTGTTCCTCCCTCTTGTACCATTCATCAACATCATTATTATCCTCggtctcgctgtctccctccagGTCAGAGGTACTGCGTCTGGCCCTTTTATTCTTGGGGCTGTTTTCCTGAGGCCTCCTGTCTCTGCCATTCTGGTGCTTCCTGACTCTGTTCCTCTCAGCAGACCGagtcttccctcctcctctctatttccagGAAAAGAGGGGGATGAAAAGAGATGAAAATAATGCAAAGTATGACCCACAGAAATGTGACCCTTTGCATGGCAAGCCAACACAAAATGAACAGACAGTGCCtaaagaaagtattcataccccttgacttattccacattttgttgtgttacagcctgaattttaaaaaaaattctcacccatctacacacaatacaccataatgacaaagtgaaaacatgtttttatacatttttgcacatttattgaatacgaaatacagaaatatctaatttacataagtatgtaCACCCGAGTCCATACATgtcagaatcacctttggcagcgattacagttggagtctttttgggtaagtctctaagagctttgcacacctggattgtacaatatttgcacattgttcttttaaaaattcttcaacctctgtcaagttggttgttgatcattactagacagccattttcaagtcttgccatagattttcaagctgatttaagttaaaactgtatCAAAGCCacccaggaacattcaatgtcatcttcgtaaacaactccagtgtatatttggccttgtgttttaggttattgtcctgctgatatgtgaatttgtctcccattgtctgttggaaagcagactgaaccaggttttcctctaggattttgcctgtgcttagctctattctgtttctttttatcctaaaaaaactctGTAGTTCTtgcagatgacaagcatacccataacatgatgcagccaccaccacgcttgaaaatatgaagagtggttctcagtgatgtgttggacataacactttgtattcaggacataaagttaacttctttgccacattttttgcagttttactttagtgccttattgcaaaccgaatgcatgttttggaatatttttattctatacag from Salvelinus fontinalis isolate EN_2023a chromosome 18, ASM2944872v1, whole genome shotgun sequence carries:
- the LOC129815057 gene encoding PHD finger protein 20-like isoform X2 translates to MDYAQSLYPKEVDVGMMSKMPPNRRGITFEVGAALEARDTLKNWYPANIEKIDYNDEKILIHYRQWSHRYDEWFDWTSPYLRPVERIQLRRQGLLDDDPIPGFHVNDKVLASWSDCRFYPAKVLAVNKDASYSVKFYDGVVQTVKGIHVKPFVRERGGGKTRSAERNRVRKHQNGRDRRPQENSPKNKRARRSTSDLEGDSETEDNNDVDEWYKREEQEKTKRKDGEVDVTKESPPAIKQEEHTEQHAGQNDLRDHMTATVGPNGVKVEEDRGQSEERSTHNLNGGIKKEVEMKTEYTVLSSPNEPKLSTEPPNQMSTLTGPVSIPLPSALSTNDGVEQKAASQPDSSKSAPLDLPVKPIRKQGFHNPNRFSREPLYRVIKNQPPPVLSINLDHNPFKCSAVGCTKSFRKAKLLHYHMKYYHGEDQQLEDDLSPTRSVQTQASEKHPSPTTLESPKRRRTFSASMHSTVHSPIRTPPSPRSEAKSMSRRTSVPPAVSTEPTQSQQQRALLREKSKENQLDRNGQRPVATETFMSSGMDLGLVKERDRLKDKKQTNFLHVKLKKKKKKKKAKSEYTGSEENIDISIFDFQSKLNLPLKFPLSHNHKPESYHCRPGYNQSEQIHVDDEDSISDWSTDSCGWSDEQGAELDVTTPPLNLGSVALETGAQEIVRCVCEVEEENDFMIQCEECLCWQHGTCMGLLEENVPDKYACYVCRDPQGQRQSLRYWYDRDWLSSGHMYGLSFLDENYSHQNAKKIAATHQLLGDVHRVVEVLNGLQLKMSILHTQTHPDLRLWCQPWKRAERPWRRDGSGTGTDAAPSPAPTDEGSERDHKSLARGGAEALMSAAMEKLSRASSSTFSPYQSFQDSYIMSEHCYQKPRAYYPAVEQRLVVETTRRGSELEDSLRSTEDLLEREQRYGGMLETARPKAPTHLNTHTKGSDVGRWSQAEVKMEGGDGDGSSQQHQWQINLLDHIDAVQEEVTHRMDFIERELDVLESWLDYTGELEPPEPLARLPQLKHSMKLLLTELAKVQQIALCCST
- the LOC129815057 gene encoding PHD finger protein 20-like isoform X1, which gives rise to MDYAQSLYPKQEVDVGMMSKMPPNRRGITFEVGAALEARDTLKNWYPANIEKIDYNDEKILIHYRQWSHRYDEWFDWTSPYLRPVERIQLRRQGLLDDDPIPGFHVNDKVLASWSDCRFYPAKVLAVNKDASYSVKFYDGVVQTVKGIHVKPFVRERGGGKTRSAERNRVRKHQNGRDRRPQENSPKNKRARRSTSDLEGDSETEDNNDVDEWYKREEQEKTKRKDGEVDVTKESPPAIKQEEHTEQHAGQNDLRDHMTATVGPNGVKVEEDRGQSEERSTHNLNGGIKKEVEMKTEYTVLSSPNEPKLSTEPPNQMSTLTGPVSIPLPSALSTNDGVEQKAASQPDSSKSAPLDLPVKPIRKQGFHNPNRFSREPLYRVIKNQPPPVLSINLDHNPFKCSAVGCTKSFRKAKLLHYHMKYYHGEDQQLEDDLSPTRSVQTQASEKHPSPTTLESPKRRRTFSASMHSTVHSPIRTPPSPRSEAKSMSRRTSVPPAVSTEPTQSQQQRALLREKSKENQLDRNGQRPVATETFMSSGMDLGLVKERDRLKDKKQTNFLHVKLKKKKKKKKAKSEYTGSEENIDISIFDFQSKLNLPLKFPLSHNHKPESYHCRPGYNQSEQIHVDDEDSISDWSTDSCGWSDEQGAELDVTTPPLNLGSVALETGAQEIVRCVCEVEEENDFMIQCEECLCWQHGTCMGLLEENVPDKYACYVCRDPQGQRQSLRYWYDRDWLSSGHMYGLSFLDENYSHQNAKKIAATHQLLGDVHRVVEVLNGLQLKMSILHTQTHPDLRLWCQPWKRAERPWRRDGSGTGTDAAPSPAPTDEGSERDHKSLARGGAEALMSAAMEKLSRASSSTFSPYQSFQDSYIMSEHCYQKPRAYYPAVEQRLVVETTRRGSELEDSLRSTEDLLEREQRYGGMLETARPKAPTHLNTHTKGSDVGRWSQAEVKMEGGDGDGSSQQHQWQINLLDHIDAVQEEVTHRMDFIERELDVLESWLDYTGELEPPEPLARLPQLKHSMKLLLTELAKVQQIALCCST
- the LOC129815057 gene encoding PHD finger protein 20-like isoform X3; translated protein: MMSKMPPNRRGITFEVGAALEARDTLKNWYPANIEKIDYNDEKILIHYRQWSHRYDEWFDWTSPYLRPVERIQLRRQGLLDDDPIPGFHVNDKVLASWSDCRFYPAKVLAVNKDASYSVKFYDGVVQTVKGIHVKPFVRERGGGKTRSAERNRVRKHQNGRDRRPQENSPKNKRARRSTSDLEGDSETEDNNDVDEWYKREEQEKTKRKDGEVDVTKESPPAIKQEEHTEQHAGQNDLRDHMTATVGPNGVKVEEDRGQSEERSTHNLNGGIKKEVEMKTEYTVLSSPNEPKLSTEPPNQMSTLTGPVSIPLPSALSTNDGVEQKAASQPDSSKSAPLDLPVKPIRKQGFHNPNRFSREPLYRVIKNQPPPVLSINLDHNPFKCSAVGCTKSFRKAKLLHYHMKYYHGEDQQLEDDLSPTRSVQTQASEKHPSPTTLESPKRRRTFSASMHSTVHSPIRTPPSPRSEAKSMSRRTSVPPAVSTEPTQSQQQRALLREKSKENQLDRNGQRPVATETFMSSGMDLGLVKERDRLKDKKQTNFLHVKLKKKKKKKKAKSEYTGSEENIDISIFDFQSKLNLPLKFPLSHNHKPESYHCRPGYNQSEQIHVDDEDSISDWSTDSCGWSDEQGAELDVTTPPLNLGSVALETGAQEIVRCVCEVEEENDFMIQCEECLCWQHGTCMGLLEENVPDKYACYVCRDPQGQRQSLRYWYDRDWLSSGHMYGLSFLDENYSHQNAKKIAATHQLLGDVHRVVEVLNGLQLKMSILHTQTHPDLRLWCQPWKRAERPWRRDGSGTGTDAAPSPAPTDEGSERDHKSLARGGAEALMSAAMEKLSRASSSTFSPYQSFQDSYIMSEHCYQKPRAYYPAVEQRLVVETTRRGSELEDSLRSTEDLLEREQRYGGMLETARPKAPTHLNTHTKGSDVGRWSQAEVKMEGGDGDGSSQQHQWQINLLDHIDAVQEEVTHRMDFIERELDVLESWLDYTGELEPPEPLARLPQLKHSMKLLLTELAKVQQIALCCST
- the LOC129815057 gene encoding PHD finger protein 20-like isoform X4, which produces MDYAQSLYPKQEVDVGMMSKMPPNRRGITFEVGAALEARDTLKNWYPANIEKIDYNDEKILIHYRQWSHRYDEWFDWTSPYLRPVERIQLRRQGLLDDDPIPGFHVNDKVLASWSDCRFYPAKVLAVNKDASYSVKFYDGVVQTVKGIHVKPFVRERGGGKTRSAERNRVRKHQNGRDRRPQENSPKNKRARRSTSDLEGDSETEDNNDVDEWYKREEQEKTKRKDGEVDVTKESPPAIKQEEHTEQHAGQNDLRDHMTATVGPNGVKVEEDRGQSEERSTHNLNGGIKKEVEMKTEYTVLSSPNEPKLSTEPPNQMSTLTGPVSIPLPSALSTNDGVEQKAASQPDSSKSAPLDLPVKPIRKQGFHNPNRFSREPLYRVIKNQPPPVLSINLDHNPFKCSAVGCTKSFRKAKLLHYHMKYYHGEDQQLEDDLSPTRSVQTQASEKHPSPTTLESPKRRRTFSASMHSTVHSPIRTPPSPRSEAKSMSRRTSVPPAVSTEPTQSQQQRALLREKSKENQLDRNGQRPVATETFMSSGMDLGLVKERDRLKDKKQTNFLHVKLKKKKKKKKAKSDEDSISDWSTDSCGWSDEQGAELDVTTPPLNLGSVALETGAQEIVRCVCEVEEENDFMIQCEECLCWQHGTCMGLLEENVPDKYACYVCRDPQGQRQSLRYWYDRDWLSSGHMYGLSFLDENYSHQNAKKIAATHQLLGDVHRVVEVLNGLQLKMSILHTQTHPDLRLWCQPWKRAERPWRRDGSGTGTDAAPSPAPTDEGSERDHKSLARGGAEALMSAAMEKLSRASSSTFSPYQSFQDSYIMSEHCYQKPRAYYPAVEQRLVVETTRRGSELEDSLRSTEDLLEREQRYGGMLETARPKAPTHLNTHTKGSDVGRWSQAEVKMEGGDGDGSSQQHQWQINLLDHIDAVQEEVTHRMDFIERELDVLESWLDYTGELEPPEPLARLPQLKHSMKLLLTELAKVQQIALCCST